One window of the Thermasporomyces composti genome contains the following:
- a CDS encoding enolase C-terminal domain-like protein: MSATPSPENPLPATTPPWADSDGLRITRVRSILTAPENITLVVVRIDTSEPGLYGLGCATFTQRARAVAEAIDSYLAPQLVGRDPADITDITSSLLVSSYWRFGPVLNNALSGVDMALWDIKGKQAGLPVWQLLGGRCRTAVPVYAHASGRDAVEVEDNVRRFLEAGYRYVRCQVAVPGATTYGALSTPNERRATPGSLSGRNVRGLAPWDPDAYLRVVPALFAHLRERLGPDVHLLHDVHERLHPTQAVRLAKELEPFHLFFLEDLLAPEDLGWLPTIRAQTATPLAIGELFTNPAEYVPLVKDRLIDFIRCHISAIGGLTPAWRLASAAELFGVRTAWHGPGDVSPVGHAANLALDIAAPNFGIQEQHVFNDAAMEVFPGCPQVRDGHLWPSDAPGLGVDIDEKLAAKFPPVDPLVNDTWTRTRLPDGTVQRP, from the coding sequence ATGTCCGCGACCCCCTCACCCGAGAACCCGCTGCCCGCCACGACCCCGCCGTGGGCGGATTCTGACGGCCTGCGCATCACGCGCGTCCGGAGCATCCTGACCGCCCCGGAGAACATCACCCTCGTCGTGGTACGGATCGACACGTCCGAGCCGGGCCTGTACGGGCTGGGCTGCGCGACGTTCACCCAGCGGGCTCGCGCGGTGGCCGAGGCGATCGACTCCTACCTCGCCCCCCAGCTGGTCGGGCGCGACCCCGCGGACATCACCGACATCACGTCCTCGCTCCTGGTGAGCTCGTACTGGCGGTTCGGCCCTGTCCTCAACAACGCGTTGTCCGGCGTCGACATGGCGCTGTGGGACATCAAGGGGAAGCAGGCCGGCCTCCCGGTGTGGCAGCTCCTGGGCGGAAGGTGTCGCACCGCCGTACCGGTGTACGCACACGCGTCCGGTCGGGACGCCGTCGAGGTGGAGGACAACGTCCGGCGGTTCCTGGAGGCCGGCTATCGCTACGTCCGCTGCCAGGTCGCGGTGCCGGGAGCCACGACCTATGGCGCGCTATCGACGCCGAACGAGCGACGGGCGACCCCGGGGAGCCTCTCGGGTCGCAACGTGCGAGGCCTCGCGCCGTGGGACCCCGACGCGTATCTCAGGGTGGTACCTGCGCTCTTCGCCCACTTGCGTGAGCGGTTAGGACCGGACGTGCACCTCCTCCACGACGTGCACGAGCGTCTCCATCCCACGCAAGCCGTCCGGCTGGCGAAGGAGCTGGAGCCGTTCCACCTGTTCTTCCTCGAGGACCTTCTCGCGCCCGAGGACCTGGGGTGGCTTCCGACGATCCGTGCCCAGACCGCGACGCCGCTGGCCATCGGAGAGCTGTTCACCAATCCCGCTGAGTACGTCCCGCTCGTCAAGGATCGGTTGATCGACTTCATCCGCTGCCACATCTCGGCGATCGGAGGGCTGACGCCGGCGTGGCGGTTGGCGTCGGCGGCCGAGCTGTTCGGCGTTCGGACCGCCTGGCATGGTCCCGGCGACGTGTCACCGGTGGGCCACGCGGCGAACCTCGCCCTCGACATCGCCGCGCCGAACTTCGGCATTCAAGAGCAGCACGTCTTCAACGACGCGGCGATGGAGGTCTTCCCTGGCTGCCCGCAGGTGCGAGACGGTCACCTGTGGCCCAGCGACGCACCAGGGTTGGGCGTGGACATCGACGAGAAGCTGGCCGCGAAGTTCCCGCCCGTCGATCCACTCGTCAACGACACCTGGACGCGTACCCGGCTCCCGGACGGCACCGTGCAACGTCCCTGA
- a CDS encoding TetR/AcrR family transcriptional regulator: protein MTTRATPTPSTPAQVSSAPTRSTRTPQRSTSDERREALITAAIEAFAAFGLHGTAVSSITNTVGITQPYAFSLFGSKKGLFLAAVHRSFDQLEELFQERAREVPREDRLCAIGQAYDDLLATNPYLLRFHLQCFAASGDEEVRAVVRDRMRRLFDLVRRVAGVDDEAARTFLGRGMLCILTSALDLDVLAPGDASRLRDAVCVNHE, encoded by the coding sequence ATGACGACCCGAGCGACACCCACCCCATCGACGCCGGCACAGGTCTCATCAGCGCCGACCCGATCGACGAGGACGCCGCAGAGATCGACCTCCGACGAGCGCCGGGAGGCCCTCATCACCGCGGCGATCGAGGCATTCGCGGCGTTTGGGTTGCATGGAACGGCGGTGAGCAGCATCACGAACACCGTCGGGATCACCCAGCCGTACGCGTTCTCCCTCTTCGGCTCCAAGAAGGGACTGTTCCTTGCCGCCGTGCACCGCAGCTTCGACCAGCTGGAGGAGCTCTTCCAGGAGCGAGCGCGCGAGGTGCCGCGGGAGGACCGGCTGTGCGCGATCGGGCAGGCTTACGACGACTTGCTCGCCACCAACCCCTACCTGCTGCGGTTCCACTTGCAGTGCTTCGCCGCGTCCGGAGACGAGGAGGTTCGCGCGGTCGTCCGGGACCGAATGCGGCGCCTGTTCGATCTGGTTCGTCGGGTCGCTGGCGTGGACGACGAGGCCGCGCGGACCTTCCTGGGGCGCGGCATGTTGTGCATCCTCACGTCGGCCCTCGATCTCGACGTGCTGGCACCGGGTGACGCGAGCCGCTTGCGCGACGCGGTCTGCGTGAACCACGAGTGA